From Magnolia sinica isolate HGM2019 chromosome 13, MsV1, whole genome shotgun sequence, one genomic window encodes:
- the LOC131223555 gene encoding large ribosomal subunit protein eL6-like, protein MYHKRGLRAIKAKNGGSFPHHDPKSKPTALEVKPPKFYLADDVKKQIPKHRKPKPTKLRASITPGKVLLILAGRFMGKRVVFLNQLSSGLLLVTGPFKVNGVPLRHVNQAYMIATSTKVDISGVDVQKYDDKYFAKETKRKKKKGEGEFFEAEKEETKSLPQEKKDDQKAVDAQLIKCIEAVPDLKAWLPGSLLGQA, encoded by the coding sequence ATGTATCACAAGCGGGGTCTGCGGGCCATCAAGGCCAAGAACGGTGGATCCTTTCCCCACCACGATCCCAAGTCCAAGCCCACCGCTCTCGAGGTAAAACCCCCCAAGTTCTACCTTGCCGATGATGTGAAGAAACAGATTCCAAAACACCGCAAACCCAAGCCCACCAAGCTTAGGGCAAGCATCACGCCTGGAAAGGTTCTGCTAATTCTGGCCGGTAGATTCATGGGCAAGCGGGTCGTTTTCCTCAATCAGCTTTCGTCGGGTCTGCTTCTTGTTACTGGCCCATTTAAGGTCAATGGCGTCCCCCTGCGGCATGTTAATCAGGCTTACATGATTGCGACCTCTACCAAGGTTGATATTTCTGGTGTAGATGTTCAAAAGTATGATGACAAATACTTTGCTAAGGAGaccaagagaaagaagaagaagggagaggGTGAATTTTTTGAGGCTGAGAAAGAGGAAACGAAGTCCCTTCCACAGGAGAAGAAGGATGATCAGAAGGCTGTGGATGCCCAGCTGATCAAGTGCATTGAGGCAGTCCCAGATTTGAAGGCTTGGCTGCCAGGTTCTCTCTTAGGTCAGGCATGA